In Sandaracinaceae bacterium, the following proteins share a genomic window:
- a CDS encoding AraC family transcriptional regulator, which translates to MPREATTLNTWALALARTLEERGVDVPGLFAEAGLSPSVLADPNGRHPVPATERLWRLAVARTGDPCLGLHASRYVQPTTFVSLGLAILASDTLGDAMRRGARFSRVVTDAVELVITETPEGLVQTLRVHAGVALVPQSVDLYVAASLKMGRLLTGDDLLAARLWLRHVPAPASLSTYESFFGPHITFGADRDAFLVPQELVHRPLPMANPALALASDTVVRSYLARFDGSRVGDQVREAVIARLSLGEPQRAAIAKQLHLGDKTLQRRLAEEGTSFLLLVDETRAELGRRYVADASIPLAEVAFRLGFAEQSGFTRAFRRWTGNTPTAFRANPRMPRG; encoded by the coding sequence ATGCCGCGTGAGGCCACCACCCTGAACACGTGGGCGCTGGCGCTGGCGCGCACGCTCGAGGAGCGTGGGGTGGATGTGCCCGGGCTGTTCGCGGAAGCCGGACTCTCGCCCAGCGTGCTGGCGGACCCCAACGGGCGGCATCCGGTGCCCGCCACCGAGCGTCTCTGGCGCCTCGCGGTGGCGCGCACGGGTGACCCCTGCCTCGGGCTGCACGCGTCCCGCTACGTGCAGCCCACCACCTTCGTCAGCCTGGGCCTCGCCATCCTGGCGAGCGACACCCTGGGCGACGCCATGCGCCGCGGCGCACGCTTCTCGCGGGTGGTGACCGACGCCGTCGAGCTGGTGATCACGGAGACGCCCGAGGGCCTGGTGCAGACGCTGCGCGTACACGCGGGGGTCGCGCTGGTGCCGCAGTCCGTGGACCTCTACGTGGCGGCGTCGCTCAAGATGGGCAGGCTGCTCACGGGCGACGACCTGCTGGCTGCGCGTCTCTGGCTGAGGCACGTGCCGGCGCCCGCGAGCCTGTCCACGTACGAGTCCTTCTTCGGCCCTCACATCACGTTCGGCGCGGACCGTGATGCCTTCCTGGTGCCGCAGGAGCTGGTCCACCGCCCGTTGCCCATGGCCAACCCCGCGCTGGCGCTGGCCAGCGACACGGTGGTGCGCAGCTACCTCGCGCGCTTCGACGGGTCCCGCGTGGGCGACCAGGTGCGGGAGGCCGTGATCGCGCGGCTCTCGCTGGGCGAGCCGCAGCGCGCCGCCATCGCCAAGCAGCTGCACCTGGGCGACAAGACGCTCCAGCGGCGCCTGGCCGAGGAGGGCACCAGCTTCCTCTTGCTGGTGGACGAGACGCGCGCCGAGCTGGGCCGCCGCTACGTGGCCGACGCCAGCATCCCGCTCGCCGAGGTGGCCTTCCGGCTGGGGTTCGCCGAGCAGAGCGGCTTCACGCGCGCGTTCCGGCGCTGGACGGGCAACACACCCACCGCGTTTCGGGCAAATCCGCGCATGCCTCGTGGCTGA
- a CDS encoding DedA family protein — translation MEELIGTAGLLGIALILFFESGFPFAFWLPGDSLLLSVGLFAASGRFEIVSLLLTLFCASVAGVAAGYWTGRLVGARWLDPDQGSVVRRKRLMAAQSFYIKHGGKALVLGRFVPAVRSFIPFFAGIARMPQRRLMFYNVLGGAMWATGLPLVGYYGGAALHRRGIDIDAYVLPVVGSIVAIFIIVPVVQSLRDPETRARLLRRPR, via the coding sequence ATGGAAGAATTGATCGGAACGGCCGGGCTGCTGGGCATCGCGCTCATCTTGTTCTTCGAGAGCGGCTTTCCTTTTGCGTTCTGGCTCCCTGGCGACAGCCTGCTGCTGTCGGTGGGGCTGTTCGCGGCGAGCGGGCGCTTCGAGATCGTCTCGCTGCTCCTGACGCTGTTCTGCGCCTCGGTGGCCGGCGTGGCTGCGGGCTACTGGACGGGGCGGCTCGTGGGGGCGCGCTGGCTCGACCCGGACCAGGGCAGCGTGGTGCGCCGCAAGCGCCTCATGGCAGCGCAGTCGTTCTACATCAAGCACGGCGGCAAGGCCCTGGTGCTGGGCCGCTTCGTGCCCGCGGTGCGGTCGTTCATCCCGTTCTTCGCCGGCATCGCCCGCATGCCCCAGCGCCGCCTCATGTTCTACAACGTGCTGGGCGGGGCCATGTGGGCCACCGGCCTCCCGCTCGTGGGCTACTACGGCGGCGCAGCCCTCCATCGCCGGGGCATCGACATCGACGCCTACGTGCTGCCGGTGGTGGGCAGCATCGTCGCCATCTTCATCATCGTGCCGGTGGTGCAGAGCCTGCGCGACCCCGAGACCCGCGCGCGCCTCTTGCGGCGCCCCCGCTGA
- a CDS encoding group II truncated hemoglobin has translation MNSPYEQLGDEGVRALVDHFYRAMDTRPDAAVIRAMHKEELALMSDKLATFLVGWMGGPQRYNERFGRVVIPAAHQRFDIGPAERDAWLACMQDAVDASALTPDMAKRVMDSFGKMAEMCRTRD, from the coding sequence ATGAACTCCCCCTACGAGCAGCTCGGTGACGAGGGCGTGCGCGCCCTGGTGGACCACTTCTATCGTGCGATGGACACGCGGCCCGACGCGGCGGTCATTCGTGCCATGCACAAGGAGGAGCTCGCGCTGATGTCCGACAAGCTGGCCACCTTCTTGGTTGGTTGGATGGGCGGCCCGCAGCGCTACAACGAGCGCTTCGGCCGCGTGGTCATCCCCGCCGCCCACCAGCGCTTCGACATCGGCCCCGCCGAACGCGACGCCTGGCTGGCGTGCATGCAGGACGCAGTGGACGCGAGCGCGCTCACGCCCGACATGGCCAAGCGCGTGATGGACTCGTTCGGCAAGATGGCCGAGATGTGCCGCACGCGAGACTGA
- the dctP gene encoding TRAP transporter substrate-binding protein DctP, which translates to MTMRPRRLTPGACALSLLALSLLALPCDVAPLRAQATAPLELRFATLAPADSPLGRGFADMDRDLSDRSSGQVRVRLFGGGAAGDERTIVRKLRDGQMDGAALTSVGLGTIAREVLVLQAPGLITSYAELDRVRGQLQGELNRAFQREGFTILGWGDAGRIRLFSTRRIERPSDMRAGRPWIWRDSPTMEAFVNATGATGVPLSVNEVLPALSTGMVDTVVASSVTAVAMQWHGRLRFMSEQANGVIVGAIVVRSDRLALVPQALREHMLAQGRSQQSTFRRAGRRLDDRATETLRRRLTVVDMEPHRAAWDATGTRANDALVGRLYSRAQVDRIRAIVQAP; encoded by the coding sequence GTGACCATGCGCCCGCGCCGGCTCACCCCAGGCGCGTGCGCGCTCTCGCTGTTGGCGCTCTCGCTGCTGGCGCTGCCCTGCGACGTGGCCCCGCTGCGCGCTCAGGCCACAGCGCCTCTCGAGCTGCGCTTCGCCACGCTGGCGCCGGCCGACTCGCCGCTCGGGCGGGGCTTCGCGGACATGGACCGTGACCTCTCGGACCGCTCCTCCGGTCAGGTGCGCGTGCGCCTGTTCGGCGGCGGCGCGGCGGGCGACGAGCGCACCATCGTACGCAAGCTTCGCGATGGGCAAATGGACGGCGCAGCGCTCACCTCGGTGGGCCTCGGCACCATCGCGCGGGAGGTGCTGGTGCTGCAGGCGCCCGGGCTCATCACGTCGTATGCGGAGCTCGACCGGGTGCGTGGCCAGCTCCAGGGCGAGCTCAACCGCGCTTTCCAGCGGGAGGGCTTCACCATCCTCGGCTGGGGAGACGCCGGGCGCATTCGCCTGTTCTCCACGCGCCGCATCGAGCGGCCCAGCGACATGCGCGCCGGGCGCCCGTGGATCTGGCGTGACTCACCCACCATGGAGGCCTTCGTGAACGCCACCGGCGCCACCGGTGTGCCGCTCAGCGTGAACGAGGTGCTGCCGGCGCTCTCCACCGGCATGGTGGACACCGTGGTGGCGTCCAGCGTCACGGCCGTGGCCATGCAGTGGCACGGGCGCCTGCGCTTCATGAGCGAGCAGGCCAACGGGGTCATCGTGGGCGCCATCGTGGTGCGCAGCGACCGACTGGCGCTCGTGCCGCAGGCCCTGCGCGAGCACATGCTGGCGCAGGGGCGCAGCCAGCAGAGCACGTTCCGGAGGGCCGGGCGGCGCCTCGACGACCGCGCCACCGAGACGCTCCGGAGGCGGCTGACGGTGGTGGACATGGAGCCCCATCGCGCGGCCTGGGATGCCACCGGCACGCGCGCCAACGACGCCTTGGTGGGCCGGCTCTATTCGCGCGCCCAGGTGGACCGCATCCGGGCCATCGTGCAGGCGCCGTAG
- a CDS encoding DUF2071 domain-containing protein, whose translation MDRVAPTRRPAGGNAGTQRWRDLLFLHWEVDVAALRALVPPQLELDLFEGRAYVGVVPFLMRGIRPSWWPGPAFDFYETNLRTYVHHQGDAPGVYFFSLEASSWLAVQAARNGWGLPYHHARMSGADNEGHVKVGDELAYDSVRRAGGVHSQIRCRIGDVLPEPQLGSLEFFLLERYYLYNVRGGKLHRGQVHHVPYPAHVAEVLSVSDGLVAAAGLPGVTVRPPALVHYSPGVDVEVFSVKPV comes from the coding sequence ATGGATCGCGTCGCCCCCACTCGTCGCCCCGCAGGCGGCAACGCCGGCACCCAGCGCTGGCGCGACCTGCTCTTCTTGCACTGGGAGGTGGACGTGGCCGCGCTGCGCGCGCTGGTGCCGCCGCAGCTGGAGCTCGACCTCTTCGAAGGGCGCGCCTACGTGGGCGTGGTGCCGTTCTTGATGCGCGGCATCCGGCCCTCGTGGTGGCCCGGGCCCGCGTTCGACTTCTACGAGACCAACCTGCGCACCTACGTGCACCACCAGGGCGACGCACCCGGGGTGTACTTCTTCTCGCTCGAGGCCAGCAGCTGGCTGGCGGTGCAGGCCGCGCGCAACGGCTGGGGGCTGCCGTACCACCACGCCCGCATGAGCGGCGCCGACAACGAGGGTCACGTGAAGGTGGGCGACGAGCTGGCCTATGACAGCGTGCGCCGCGCCGGCGGCGTCCACTCGCAGATCCGCTGCCGCATCGGCGACGTGCTGCCGGAGCCGCAGCTGGGCAGCCTCGAGTTCTTCTTGCTGGAGCGCTACTACCTCTACAACGTGCGCGGCGGGAAGCTGCACCGCGGGCAGGTGCACCACGTGCCGTACCCGGCGCACGTGGCCGAGGTGCTCTCGGTGAGCGACGGGCTCGTTGCGGCCGCGGGCCTGCCCGGCGTGACGGTGCGTCCACCCGCGCTGGTGCACTACTCGCCCGGCGTGGACGTGGAGGTCTTCTCCGTGAAGCCCGTCTGA
- a CDS encoding phosphoribosylaminoimidazolesuccinocarboxamide synthase, which produces MHLGLKATLDETDLDVLGDKYEGKVRDNYTAGGKRYIVVTDRISAFDRVLGTLPFKGQVLNGLAAWWFDQTKDLVPNHVLDVPDPNVMVGIECEPLPVEMIMRGYITGVTSTSIWTHYAAGSRSFCGHELPEGLKKHQKLPEPLLTPSTKAPKGDHDVSASREEILAMGRMTARDFDEAAGYARALFAAGQKHCAERGLILVDTKYEFGKTPDGKIVVIDEIHTPDSSRFWYQSTYPERFEAGEDPESFDKEYVRRWLKAEGYSGDGPAPAIPDDVRVEASRRYIEACDQIRGTDFVPDLAPPLARIRKNLGL; this is translated from the coding sequence CTGCACCTGGGCCTCAAGGCCACCCTGGACGAAACCGACCTGGATGTCCTCGGCGACAAGTACGAGGGCAAGGTCCGCGACAACTACACGGCGGGCGGCAAGCGCTACATCGTGGTCACCGACCGCATCAGCGCGTTCGACCGCGTGCTGGGCACCCTGCCCTTCAAGGGCCAGGTGCTCAACGGCCTGGCCGCGTGGTGGTTCGACCAGACCAAGGACCTGGTCCCCAACCACGTGCTGGACGTGCCGGACCCCAACGTCATGGTGGGCATCGAGTGCGAGCCGCTCCCGGTCGAGATGATCATGCGCGGCTACATCACCGGCGTGACCTCCACCAGCATCTGGACGCACTACGCGGCGGGCTCGCGCTCGTTCTGCGGGCACGAGCTGCCCGAGGGGCTCAAGAAGCACCAGAAGCTGCCGGAGCCGCTGCTGACGCCGTCCACCAAGGCGCCCAAGGGCGACCACGACGTGAGCGCGTCGCGCGAAGAGATCTTGGCCATGGGCCGCATGACCGCGCGCGACTTCGACGAAGCGGCGGGTTACGCGCGCGCCCTGTTCGCGGCGGGCCAGAAGCACTGCGCCGAGCGCGGGCTCATCCTGGTGGACACGAAGTACGAGTTCGGCAAGACGCCCGACGGCAAGATCGTCGTCATCGACGAGATCCACACGCCGGACTCGTCACGCTTCTGGTACCAGAGCACCTACCCCGAGCGCTTCGAGGCCGGCGAGGACCCCGAGTCGTTCGACAAGGAGTACGTGCGCCGCTGGCTCAAGGCCGAGGGCTACTCGGGCGACGGCCCGGCGCCGGCCATCCCGGACGACGTGCGCGTGGAGGCCTCGCGCCGCTACATCGAGGCCTGCGACCAGATCCGCGGGACCGACTTCGTGCCCGACCTGGCGCCGCCGCTGGCGCGCATCCGCAAGAACCTGGGGCTCTGA
- a CDS encoding SDR family NAD(P)-dependent oxidoreductase, with protein MSGAFDGKRVLVTGASSGIGRAVALAFAHAGARLVLVSRREGALDMVASEVEQRGHARPRVLAADLSKRGVAAMVADEARAHGGRVDILVNNAGAGIAGTQLGVADDDDARALFETNYWSPLALARGLFGDASPTHEFSIVNVSSLIAGFPVATAGHYSSSKSALALATEALRLELVGRPARVLHVIPGPVETPMLADLRSVRGAAKMVERLPRAQPEELATGILRALENDEGTLVMPRSLGFVRHLPTVMLALGQKRARPLREVRPAPSSSPSSTSSGTP; from the coding sequence ATGAGCGGCGCGTTCGACGGCAAGCGCGTGCTGGTCACCGGCGCGTCGAGCGGCATCGGGCGCGCGGTGGCGCTGGCCTTCGCGCACGCAGGCGCGCGCCTGGTGTTGGTCTCCCGGCGCGAGGGCGCGCTCGACATGGTGGCCAGCGAGGTGGAGCAACGCGGCCACGCCCGACCGCGGGTGCTGGCCGCCGACCTGAGCAAACGGGGCGTGGCCGCCATGGTGGCCGACGAGGCGCGCGCCCACGGTGGCCGCGTGGACATCTTGGTCAACAACGCGGGCGCCGGCATCGCGGGCACCCAGCTCGGCGTGGCGGACGACGACGACGCGCGGGCGCTCTTCGAGACCAACTACTGGTCGCCGCTGGCGCTCGCGCGCGGGCTCTTCGGCGACGCGTCGCCTACTCACGAGTTCAGCATCGTGAACGTGAGCTCGCTGATCGCGGGCTTCCCCGTGGCCACGGCGGGGCACTACTCGTCATCCAAGTCGGCCCTGGCGCTGGCCACCGAGGCGCTGCGGCTCGAGCTGGTGGGACGGCCAGCCCGCGTGCTGCACGTGATCCCCGGGCCCGTGGAGACGCCCATGTTGGCCGACCTGCGGAGCGTGCGCGGCGCCGCGAAGATGGTGGAGCGCTTGCCGCGTGCACAGCCGGAGGAGCTGGCCACCGGCATCCTCCGGGCGCTCGAGAACGACGAGGGAACACTGGTCATGCCGCGCTCGCTCGGCTTCGTGCGGCACCTTCCGACGGTCATGCTGGCCCTCGGTCAGAAGCGGGCGCGACCGCTGCGGGAAGTCAGGCCGGCGCCATCATCTTCGCCATCTTCGACTTCATCAGGCACTCCATGA
- a CDS encoding long-chain fatty acid--CoA ligase has protein sequence MTSPSTLVDRLAHWAATTPDAPALNEKRAGRWQALSWSQYFQRVRALGAALVELGHQPGECVAIVGANRPEWVQCQFAIQAAQGIPAPIYVTNTAAQAAYIVQHSRARILIADGAAQVDKLLAAEAEGAFPALEHIITFDLLDEALHPRAAGRLRSFDQLLGDGRAARRDLIDARMASIDPAATCMLIYTSGTTGVPKAVELSHQGQLAVGASILEWAPFMSEPDAYHCISYLPLCHQAEQLITNVATLMVGGQVYFCPDLAHIKEYLTDVRPTVFLGVPRVWEKFEDALRANLGAKTGNAKRIVDFGMASELAAFDVQVERGLRSHMTPRRFLARKLVVDKVKTALGLDRLRVAITGSAPIAVSTQRFFASLGIGIHEAYGLSETSGLCTLTHPLRPRFGTVGRPLSCAQIRIADDGEIQVGGTLNTKGYLHMPAETAALFTEDGWLKTGDIGAFDDEGNVKITGRIKELLITAGGKNVAPVELEHLIGGIDGVGQVVVVGDRKPYLAALITLDPEGLAALRERIGVGASSARELAGNRKLRDYLEDQIERQCNAKVARYQTIKKFEVLPAEFSVEGGELTATMKLRRNVIADKYSAVIERFYADGAG, from the coding sequence ATGACCTCCCCGAGCACCCTGGTCGACCGGCTCGCTCATTGGGCCGCCACCACGCCCGACGCCCCCGCGCTCAACGAGAAGCGCGCCGGCCGGTGGCAGGCGCTCTCCTGGTCGCAGTACTTCCAGCGCGTGCGCGCGCTCGGGGCTGCCCTGGTGGAGCTCGGCCACCAGCCGGGCGAGTGCGTGGCCATCGTGGGCGCCAACCGGCCCGAGTGGGTGCAGTGCCAGTTCGCCATCCAGGCGGCGCAGGGCATCCCGGCGCCCATCTACGTCACCAACACGGCGGCGCAGGCGGCGTACATCGTGCAGCACAGCCGCGCGCGCATCCTCATCGCCGACGGCGCCGCGCAGGTGGACAAGCTGCTGGCGGCCGAGGCCGAGGGCGCGTTCCCGGCGCTCGAGCACATCATCACCTTCGACCTGCTGGACGAGGCGCTGCACCCGCGCGCGGCCGGGCGCCTGCGCTCCTTCGACCAGCTGCTGGGTGACGGGCGCGCTGCGCGACGTGACCTCATCGACGCCCGCATGGCGTCCATCGACCCCGCGGCCACCTGCATGCTGATCTACACGTCGGGCACCACCGGCGTGCCCAAGGCCGTGGAGCTCAGCCACCAGGGACAGCTCGCGGTGGGCGCCAGCATCCTCGAGTGGGCGCCGTTCATGTCGGAGCCCGACGCCTACCACTGCATCAGCTACCTGCCGCTGTGCCACCAGGCCGAGCAGCTCATCACCAACGTGGCCACGCTCATGGTGGGCGGGCAGGTCTACTTCTGCCCCGACCTCGCGCACATCAAGGAGTACCTCACCGACGTGCGCCCCACGGTGTTCCTGGGGGTGCCGCGCGTGTGGGAGAAGTTCGAGGACGCGCTGCGCGCCAACCTGGGTGCCAAGACGGGCAACGCCAAGCGCATCGTGGACTTCGGCATGGCCTCCGAGCTGGCCGCCTTCGACGTGCAGGTGGAGCGCGGGCTGCGCAGCCACATGACGCCGCGCCGCTTCCTGGCGCGCAAGCTGGTGGTGGACAAGGTCAAGACGGCGCTCGGGCTCGACCGCCTGCGCGTGGCCATCACCGGCTCGGCGCCCATCGCGGTCAGCACCCAGCGCTTCTTCGCGTCGCTCGGCATCGGCATCCACGAGGCCTACGGGCTGAGCGAGACCAGCGGCCTGTGCACCCTCACGCACCCGTTGCGCCCGCGCTTCGGCACGGTGGGGCGCCCGCTGTCCTGCGCGCAGATCCGCATCGCGGACGACGGCGAGATCCAGGTGGGCGGCACGCTCAACACCAAGGGCTACCTGCACATGCCCGCCGAGACGGCGGCGCTGTTCACCGAAGACGGCTGGCTCAAGACCGGCGACATCGGCGCCTTCGACGACGAAGGCAACGTGAAGATCACGGGACGCATCAAGGAGCTGCTCATCACGGCGGGCGGAAAGAACGTGGCGCCCGTGGAGCTCGAGCACCTGATCGGCGGCATCGACGGAGTGGGGCAGGTGGTGGTGGTGGGCGATCGCAAGCCGTACCTCGCAGCGTTGATCACGCTGGACCCCGAGGGCCTGGCTGCGCTGCGCGAGCGCATCGGCGTGGGCGCCAGCAGCGCGCGCGAGCTGGCCGGCAACCGCAAGCTGCGCGACTACCTGGAAGACCAGATCGAGCGGCAGTGCAACGCCAAGGTGGCGCGCTACCAGACCATCAAGAAGTTCGAGGTCCTGCCCGCGGAGTTCAGCGTGGAGGGCGGCGAGCTGACGGCCACCATGAAGCTCCGGCGCAACGTCATCGCCGACAAGTACTCGGCCGTCATCGAGCGCTTCTACGCCGACGGCGCGGGCTGA
- a CDS encoding AarF/ABC1/UbiB kinase family protein, producing the protein MRSFFMAAGRGTRVAAALFPIYFAYLYLWLRGKLRVPARRAAWSRVHQWSADRFYRLAVRMRGGLIKIGQLISVRVDVAPVEWTRTLSKLQDKVDPLPWSDVEGRLATELGAPPDEIFAAIEHEARNAASFGQVHRARTKDGQDVALKIKYADVEQQLAVDLGLMRRVVPMFNIFVPKIGLRVIAEEMSKALTAELDYEQEARFTQTIHANLSGLPNVVIPRVLPEYTTRNIICTTWFEGHKITDRKKVQELGVDIHELMRRIIHAFTHMVFVDGVFQSDPHPGNILFGGNGERSEVCILDFGQVKELPAAFQDKMLTASFAYMVRDVEGFMRAVVDMGVMSESDMGHAKPLIVEFFDKYFEMSPSEARTLDFDKIKADVQGVVGRIENVTIPQDIILYGRMFGLLAGVFTALDDKINGLVLAQPIIMECLMKSKMAKMMAPA; encoded by the coding sequence ATGCGCAGCTTCTTCATGGCCGCCGGACGCGGCACACGCGTCGCCGCGGCGCTCTTCCCCATCTACTTCGCGTACCTCTACCTTTGGCTGCGCGGAAAGCTGCGGGTCCCCGCCCGCCGCGCGGCCTGGTCACGGGTGCACCAGTGGAGCGCCGACCGCTTCTACCGCCTGGCGGTGCGCATGCGCGGAGGCCTCATCAAGATCGGCCAGCTCATCAGCGTGCGGGTGGACGTGGCGCCGGTGGAGTGGACGCGCACGTTGTCGAAGCTGCAGGACAAGGTGGACCCCCTGCCCTGGAGCGACGTGGAGGGGCGCCTGGCCACGGAGCTCGGGGCGCCGCCCGACGAGATCTTCGCCGCCATCGAACACGAGGCGCGCAACGCTGCGAGCTTCGGCCAGGTGCACCGCGCGCGCACCAAGGACGGCCAGGACGTGGCGCTCAAGATCAAGTACGCCGACGTGGAGCAGCAGCTCGCGGTGGACCTCGGGCTCATGCGGCGCGTGGTGCCGATGTTCAACATCTTCGTGCCCAAGATCGGCCTGCGCGTCATCGCGGAGGAGATGAGCAAGGCGCTCACGGCCGAGCTCGACTACGAGCAGGAGGCGCGCTTCACGCAGACCATCCACGCGAACTTGAGCGGCTTGCCCAACGTGGTCATCCCGCGCGTGCTGCCCGAGTACACCACCCGCAACATCATCTGCACCACGTGGTTCGAGGGGCACAAGATCACGGACCGCAAGAAGGTCCAGGAGCTGGGCGTGGACATCCACGAGCTCATGCGGCGCATCATCCACGCGTTCACGCACATGGTGTTCGTGGACGGTGTGTTCCAGAGCGACCCGCACCCCGGCAACATCCTCTTCGGTGGCAACGGCGAGCGCTCCGAGGTGTGCATCCTGGACTTCGGTCAGGTGAAGGAGCTGCCCGCGGCGTTCCAGGACAAGATGCTCACCGCGTCCTTCGCCTACATGGTGCGTGACGTGGAGGGCTTCATGCGGGCCGTGGTGGACATGGGCGTCATGAGCGAGAGCGACATGGGCCACGCCAAGCCGCTCATCGTGGAGTTCTTCGACAAGTACTTCGAGATGTCACCGTCCGAGGCACGCACGCTGGACTTCGACAAGATCAAGGCCGACGTGCAGGGCGTGGTGGGGCGCATCGAGAACGTGACCATCCCTCAGGACATCATCCTGTATGGCCGCATGTTCGGGCTCCTGGCGGGCGTGTTCACCGCGCTCGACGACAAGATCAACGGGCTGGTGCTGGCGCAGCCCATCATCATGGAGTGCCTGATGAAGTCGAAGATGGCGAAGATGATGGCGCCGGCCTGA
- a CDS encoding glutathione S-transferase family protein, producing MNHALTNHPHVLLGWELSYFSGKVRSYLRFKEVPFVERPIDFIGFRFRAPRATGAAAIPIVITPEGTWLQDSSAILDALEVRFPERGIVPGTPVQRFVAYLLELWGDEFWIPAGMHTRWSHAENYPLFEREVGGHLLPWLPRALQDRAAAHAAGMMRGHLPGVGIVPAQVPTLDAWIAQTLDQLEAHFAVHPYLLGGRPTLADFGLIAPLYGHLGRDPWPKRELIAKRPHVRAYIERMARPAQADGELEADDAIPETLVPIVSAALRELLPFVAGTRDELLRFMAEQGGHKPVPRGLGPVEHPLGTGRYSRAALPYVLWMLQRMRDAQRDGTPVEQARLRTFLQGFDAEGWLDLEVPRVTRVGLRVALTPEGQR from the coding sequence ATGAACCACGCGCTCACGAACCATCCCCACGTGCTCTTGGGCTGGGAGCTCTCCTACTTCAGCGGCAAGGTCCGCTCGTATCTGCGCTTCAAGGAGGTCCCCTTCGTGGAGCGCCCCATCGACTTCATCGGCTTCCGCTTTCGAGCACCACGCGCGACGGGGGCGGCCGCCATCCCCATCGTCATCACGCCGGAGGGGACGTGGCTGCAGGACTCGAGCGCCATCCTGGACGCGCTCGAGGTGCGCTTCCCCGAGCGCGGCATCGTGCCCGGCACGCCGGTGCAGCGCTTCGTGGCCTACCTGCTGGAGCTGTGGGGCGACGAGTTCTGGATCCCGGCGGGCATGCACACGCGCTGGAGCCACGCCGAGAACTACCCGCTGTTCGAGCGCGAGGTGGGCGGTCACCTGCTGCCGTGGCTGCCGCGCGCGCTGCAGGACCGCGCAGCGGCCCACGCGGCCGGGATGATGCGCGGCCACCTGCCGGGCGTGGGCATCGTGCCCGCCCAGGTGCCCACCCTGGACGCATGGATCGCGCAGACGCTGGACCAGCTGGAGGCGCACTTCGCGGTGCACCCGTACCTGCTGGGAGGCCGCCCCACCCTGGCGGACTTCGGCTTGATCGCACCGCTCTACGGGCACCTGGGCCGCGACCCTTGGCCCAAGCGCGAGCTGATCGCCAAGCGGCCGCACGTGCGCGCGTACATCGAGCGCATGGCGCGCCCAGCGCAAGCGGACGGAGAGCTGGAGGCCGACGACGCCATCCCGGAGACGCTGGTGCCCATCGTGAGCGCCGCGCTGCGCGAGCTGCTGCCGTTCGTGGCGGGCACGCGTGACGAGCTGCTGCGCTTCATGGCGGAGCAGGGAGGCCACAAGCCCGTGCCGCGAGGGCTCGGCCCGGTGGAGCACCCGCTGGGCACGGGGCGCTATTCGCGGGCCGCCCTGCCCTACGTGCTGTGGATGCTCCAGCGCATGCGCGACGCACAGCGTGACGGCACTCCGGTGGAGCAAGCCCGGCTGCGCACGTTCCTGCAGGGCTTCGATGCCGAGGGCTGGCTGGACCTCGAGGTGCCGCGCGTCACACGCGTGGGGCTGCGCGTGGCGCTGACGCCGGAGGGGCAGCGATGA
- a CDS encoding N-formylglutamate amidohydrolase encodes MAPILSTLGDAAEVLGGRADVALVLCCEHASERLPGRWRWSESDRRLVGTHWALDLGAADLTRELADHLGAPGVLARFSRLLCDPNRPEDSDTLFRTVAEGQPVELNAALSDADRRLRLTDYYRPYHAALDATLGASLAPMLFAVHSFTPMYEGQPRAMELGVLFNREPALGYALTEHLSRAGYVTHANEPWSGQEGFMYSPDAHALRHGRRALELEVRQDLCTDAAYRARLIRVLADFFARV; translated from the coding sequence ATGGCACCCATCCTGTCCACGCTGGGCGACGCGGCCGAGGTCCTCGGCGGGCGCGCCGACGTCGCGCTGGTCCTCTGCTGCGAGCACGCGTCCGAGCGCCTCCCGGGGCGCTGGCGCTGGTCCGAATCGGACCGCCGCCTCGTGGGCACGCACTGGGCGTTGGACCTCGGTGCAGCGGACCTCACGCGCGAGCTGGCGGACCACCTGGGCGCCCCCGGCGTGCTGGCCCGCTTCAGCCGGCTGCTGTGCGACCCAAACCGCCCCGAGGACTCGGACACGCTCTTCCGCACCGTGGCCGAGGGCCAGCCGGTGGAGCTGAACGCCGCGCTCAGCGACGCCGATCGCAGGCTGCGGCTCACGGACTACTACCGGCCCTACCACGCGGCGCTGGACGCGACCCTGGGGGCCAGCCTGGCACCCATGCTGTTCGCGGTGCACTCGTTCACGCCCATGTACGAGGGCCAGCCGCGCGCCATGGAGCTGGGCGTGCTCTTCAACCGTGAGCCAGCGCTGGGCTACGCGCTCACCGAGCACCTCTCGCGGGCCGGCTACGTCACGCACGCCAACGAGCCCTGGTCGGGTCAGGAGGGCTTCATGTACTCGCCCGACGCGCACGCGCTGCGCCATGGCCGGCGGGCACTCGAGCTGGAGGTCCGCCAGGACCTGTGCACCGACGCCGCGTACCGCGCGCGGCTCATCCGCGTGCTGGCTGACTTCTTCGCGCGCGTCTGA